A window of the Streptomyces luomodiensis genome harbors these coding sequences:
- a CDS encoding ABC transporter permease, with protein MTVLKTSLRNFVAHKGRMALSAIAVLLSVAFVCGTLVFTDTTNATFDKLFASTASDVTVSPKGVSDNDTRQGRIRTLPGAELARLQKVDGVKSVTGDATSQSITVADRNDNNIGADSGAPTIGTNWDPTEKRSVKITSGHAPRGPTEVMVDADTAKNKKLKLGDEVRVIAIPGEFRAKIVGIATFQVTNPGAAFLYTDTDTAQRKLLGAAGVYSSYAVTAQPGVSHDQLKRSVVADLGTGVKVQTKAEASKEAEDDISSFLDVMKYAMLGFAGIAVLVGIFLIVNTFSMLVAQRTREIGLMRAIGSSRRQINRSVLIEALLLGVVGSILGVFGGIGLAVGLMKIMGSAGLHLSTDQLTVKPTTPVVGLAIGIVVTVIAAYIPARRAGKISPMAALRDAGTPADIKAGRIRGAIGTLLTAAGAAALVVAGNADKAADGSMFLGLGVVLTLIGFIVIGPLLAGLVVRALAAVILRIFGPVGRLAERNALRNPRRTGATGAALMIGLALVACLSVVGSSMVASATDELDKSVGADFIIGSDTGQPITQGIERAAHRAKGLTHISDVKMIEKARLTLPDGKTVTKDLSAADPTYAEDLRTPVVSGDLSAAYGQDAMSVPEGLAKDHKVKPGDTVTVAFRDGRTAKLTVAAITSDDVTLDKGALYLNITTVERYVPAKLMPADSLMLAQAKDGQEDAAYASLKAQLHHYPSVTVRDQTDYKKEVKDQVGQLLNLVYGLLALAIIVAVLGVVNTLALSVVERTREIGLMRAIGLSRRQMRRMIRLESVVIALFGALLGLGLGMGWGATAQKLLALEGLKTLEIPWPTIITVFIGSAVVGLVAALIPAFRAARMNVLNAIATE; from the coding sequence TCGCCGTGCTGCTGTCGGTGGCGTTCGTCTGCGGCACGCTCGTCTTCACCGACACCACCAACGCCACGTTCGACAAGCTCTTCGCGAGCACGGCCTCCGATGTGACGGTCAGCCCGAAGGGCGTCAGCGACAACGACACCCGGCAGGGCCGCATCCGTACCCTGCCCGGTGCGGAGCTGGCGCGGCTTCAGAAGGTCGACGGCGTGAAGTCGGTGACGGGCGACGCCACCAGCCAGTCGATCACCGTCGCGGACCGGAACGACAACAACATCGGCGCGGACTCCGGTGCCCCGACCATCGGCACCAACTGGGACCCGACCGAGAAGCGTTCGGTGAAGATCACCTCGGGCCATGCGCCGCGCGGCCCGACGGAGGTGATGGTCGACGCCGACACCGCCAAGAACAAGAAGCTGAAGCTGGGCGATGAGGTGCGGGTCATCGCCATCCCCGGCGAGTTCCGCGCGAAGATCGTCGGCATTGCCACCTTCCAGGTGACCAACCCGGGCGCCGCGTTCCTCTACACCGACACCGACACCGCGCAGCGCAAGCTGCTCGGGGCCGCCGGGGTGTACTCCAGCTACGCGGTCACCGCCCAGCCGGGCGTCAGCCACGACCAGCTGAAGAGGAGCGTCGTCGCCGACCTCGGCACCGGGGTCAAGGTGCAGACGAAGGCCGAGGCCAGCAAGGAGGCCGAGGACGACATCAGCTCCTTCCTGGACGTCATGAAGTACGCGATGCTCGGCTTCGCCGGGATCGCGGTCCTGGTCGGCATCTTCCTGATCGTCAACACCTTCTCGATGCTGGTCGCCCAGCGCACCCGGGAGATCGGCCTGATGCGCGCGATCGGCTCCAGCCGGCGGCAGATCAACAGGTCGGTGCTGATCGAGGCGCTGCTGCTGGGCGTCGTCGGCTCGATCCTCGGCGTGTTCGGCGGTATCGGTCTCGCGGTCGGCCTGATGAAGATCATGGGCAGTGCGGGGCTGCATCTGAGCACCGACCAGCTGACGGTGAAGCCCACCACGCCCGTCGTCGGCCTCGCCATCGGCATCGTTGTCACCGTCATCGCCGCGTACATCCCCGCCCGCCGGGCCGGGAAGATCTCCCCGATGGCGGCCCTGCGGGACGCGGGCACCCCGGCGGACATCAAGGCCGGACGGATTCGCGGCGCGATCGGCACCCTGCTCACCGCGGCCGGTGCGGCGGCCCTGGTGGTCGCGGGGAACGCGGACAAGGCGGCCGACGGCTCGATGTTCCTGGGCCTGGGCGTGGTGCTGACCCTCATCGGCTTCATCGTGATCGGGCCCCTGCTGGCCGGTCTGGTGGTCCGCGCGCTGGCCGCCGTCATCCTGCGGATCTTCGGCCCGGTCGGCCGGCTGGCCGAGCGCAACGCGCTGCGCAACCCGCGCCGCACCGGTGCCACCGGCGCGGCCCTGATGATCGGCCTCGCGCTGGTCGCGTGCCTGTCGGTGGTGGGCTCCTCCATGGTCGCCTCGGCCACCGATGAGCTGGACAAGTCGGTGGGCGCGGACTTCATCATCGGCTCCGACACGGGCCAGCCGATCACCCAGGGGATCGAGCGGGCGGCGCACCGGGCGAAGGGCCTGACGCACATCAGCGACGTCAAGATGATCGAGAAGGCCAGGCTCACGCTGCCGGACGGCAAGACGGTCACCAAGGACCTCTCGGCCGCCGACCCGACGTACGCGGAGGACCTGCGCACCCCGGTGGTCTCGGGCGACCTGTCCGCCGCGTACGGCCAGGACGCCATGTCGGTGCCGGAGGGCTTGGCCAAGGACCACAAGGTGAAGCCGGGCGACACCGTGACCGTCGCCTTCCGGGACGGCCGGACCGCCAAGCTCACCGTCGCCGCGATCACCTCGGACGACGTCACCCTCGACAAGGGCGCGTTGTACCTGAACATCACCACCGTCGAGCGCTACGTGCCCGCCAAGCTGATGCCGGCGGACAGCCTGATGCTGGCGCAGGCCAAGGACGGCCAGGAGGACGCGGCGTACGCCTCGCTCAAGGCGCAGCTGCACCACTACCCGTCGGTGACGGTGCGCGACCAGACCGATTACAAGAAGGAGGTCAAGGACCAGGTCGGTCAGCTGCTCAACCTGGTCTACGGGCTGCTGGCGCTCGCGATCATCGTGGCCGTCCTCGGGGTGGTGAACACCCTGGCCCTGTCGGTCGTCGAGCGGACCCGGGAGATCGGCCTGATGCGCGCCATCGGCCTCTCCCGCCGCCAGATGCGCCGCATGATCCGTCTGGAGTCCGTGGTGATCGCGCTCTTCGGCGCGCTGCTGGGCCTGGGGCTCGGCATGGGCTGGGGCGCCACGGCCCAGAAGCTGCTGGCGCTGGAGGGTCTGAAGACCCTGGAGATCCCGTGGCCGACGATCATCACGGTCTTCATCGGCTCCGCCGTGGTGGGTCTGGTCGCGGCGCTGATCCCGGCCTTCCGGGCGGCCCGGATGAACGTGCTGAACGCGATCGCGACGGAGTAG